ttTCCTCATAACCTTAAACAAAAGTACTTAAACCCAAAGCAactgaaaaatgattttctttcaaCAACGGTGTTTCCTTTGGGGTCAAGTTCTTTTATCTCATCTACAAAACCAAGAAGCGGGACAAGTATTTTACTGCAAATTGGAATGGGGCGTTCCCCTCCCCCATCACCCCAATTCCAGAGGACGTCAATCACAGTGGACGCAGCACCGCGAGCGGAAATGCGGAGAGCATCAGCGTGGGGCACAATGAAACAAGAGCAGCCCCGGCCAGAGGTCCAGTAAAGCGGAAAGACGGCCCCGCCCGCATACCCCTCCGGAAAACTGAAGCGTCTCCTCTGACCCCCAAGGTCAGAAAGATTTATTACTTCCTTCGAGAAGGAGCAGCCACAGACCCGCTAGAGAGGGCTGGCAGGGTGTCGGAAGCCAGAGAACGGCGCTCCGCGTCCTCTCACTGCTCCAGGGCGCGGGGGTGTCCTCAGTGCCCGGAGAGGCTGGCAGTGTCGGCCCTGAGGGAAGCAAGGAGCGGACGGCCGACGGGATTTCTGCCCAAACTTTATCACCAACTCTTTCTGAGAGCAAAAACATGAGGCCGAGTCCGGCAGCTGCACGCAGAATTCAAGCCTCTGGCAGCTCTCGGCACCGACGCGCTCCGAATCCCGCGTTCGCATCCCGGCGCTTTGCGCGCAGAGAGCTACGCCTTCGGACCGGTGGACTGCAGCCCCAGCGCATCGCGGTAAAGCGGGTCACATTTTCACCCCCGAGGCGGCGGCTGTGGGAGCCGGCGCGGCgttgggggcgggggcggggccggcgaCGGGGGTGGGCCGCGCGGCGGAGGGGAGGAGCCGCGGCGACAGACGGCGGCGCGCACCAACCGGGCGCCGGCTGGCAGGAGCCGCGCAGAGGCTGGCCCGAGCGCGTTGCGGTCGCCCGGCGTAGGGGGAGTCGGGTAGCAGCATCCTCCCGGGCGCCGCTttcgcgcggcggcggcggctgcggctGCGGCGGGGTCTTTCTTTGCTTAGACATCTCGTTGGCTAGAAGCGGCTGGTACTGGGGGCGGGGCGGGTCGGGCAGTGCTGCCCACCTGGGTTTTCTTGCCTAGCGCTGTGTGTTCAGGGTCCTTTGGGCCAGTCGGAGGCTGCGGAGCGGCGGGGGTTGCCTGCGCTGCCCGCCCGGGCATCCTCCTGGTGATGGaagcagccgccgccgccgctgtgGGGTCGCGCTGTGCCCCATCCACCGCTGCCAGAGAGGTGGGAAAATTCGCCGCACGGAGGCCGAAAGCGAGAGGGGCTGCGCCGCTATGCCGGGAGCTGAGTCCCATATAAGCAGCCCCCAGCCATCGCCCCCAGCCGGCTTCATTCCCCTGAGCGAGGCAGGAAGCTGCGGTCCCGAGAGAGCGAAGGAGACGTCGCTGGAGCTGGGACGCTCCGGGTTCGGTGGAGCGCTGAGCGGGGCTCCGGGCCGGGTGAAAGTTTTTCTTCCCGAGCAGCAGGGCGCCCGCTGCCCGGAAACTCTGCGCAGGGATAAGTCGGCCGACTCCTCCGTCCCCTCGAAGGTGCGGGGACCCACAGCGGAAGCGAGAGGGAGCGAAATCGAGGAACGAGTGACAGCCGGACAGTCCGCCGGGCGGTGATCCGGGGCCGCTCCCGGACGCGCCCTCGGCTCCAGGTGAGCGGAGGAACCGGGCAGAACCGAGGGTGGGCGTTACTTAGGAGGAGAAGGCCGGGAGGGAGATTGAGGCGCATCCGCTCACTCCGCTTCCCCTCGCAGGTCCTTCCCGGAGCCGCTGCCATGGGAGAGCCAGCCTTGGGCGCTGGGGACCAGCCGCCGCGCCCACCTCGGAGTCGCGGCCCGAGTCCCGGCGCCAGCAGCCAGCCCGCTGCGTTGCACCCTTCCCGGGCTGCAGGGCTGCCTCCGCCGCGCCGCCGGCCCGGATTGTGCCTGTGATGAGCCGCAGCCCGCCGCGAGCTCTGCCCCCGGGCGCGCTCCCTCGGCTGCTCCACGCTGCGCCTGCAGCCGCGCCGCGTGCCCTGCTCCCGCAGTGGCCCCGGCGCCCAGGACGCCGCTGGCCTGCGTCCCCTCTCGGAATGAAGGTGTTCCGTAGGAAGGCGCTGGTGTTGTGCGCGGGCTATGCACTGCTGCTGGTGCTCACCATGCTCAACCTCCTGGACTACAAGTGGCACAAGGAGCCGCTGCAGCAGTGCAACCCCGACGGGCCGCTGGGTGCCGCAGCAGGGGCAGCTGGAGGCAGCTGGGGGCGCCCGGGGCCTCCTCCGGCCGCGCCGCCCCGTGCTCATGCCCGTTTGGACCTCCGCACTCCTTACCGACCTCCCGCTGCCGCCGTCGGGGCGGCTCCTGCAGCCGCGGCAGGGATGGCGGGGTTTGCGGCCCCTGCAGGCAATGGCACTCGGGGCACCGGGAGCGTCGGGGACAAGCGGCAGCTGGTGTACGTGTTCACCACGTGGCGCTCTGGCTCGTCGTTCTTCGGCGAGCTATTCAATCAGAATCCCGAGGTGTTCTTTCTCTACGAGCCAGTGTGGCATGTATGGCAAAAACTGTATCCGGGGGACGCCGTTTCCCTGCAGGGGGCAGCGCGGGACATGCTGAGCGCTCTGTACCGCTGCGACCTCTCTGTCTTCCAACTGTATAGCCCCGCGGGCAGCGGGGGGCGCAACCTCACCACGCTGGGCATCTTCGGCGCAGCCACCAACAAGGTAGTGTGCTCGTCACCACTCTGCCCCGCCTACCGCAAGGAGGTTGTGGGGTTGGTGGACGACCGCGTGTGCAAGAAGTGCCCGCCGCAGCGCCTGGCGCGTTTCGAGGAGGAATGCCGCAAGTACCGCACGCTAGTCATAAAGGGTGTGCGCGTCTTCGACGTGGCGGTGTTGGCGCCACTGCTGCGAGACCCGGCCCTGGACCTCAAGGTCATCCACCTGGTGCGTGATCCCCGCGCAGTGGCGAGCTCACGGATCCGCTCGCGCCACGGCCTCATCCGTGAGAGCCTACAGGTGGTGCGCAGCCGAGACCCGCGAGCTCACCGCATGCCCTTCCTGGAGGCAGCGGGCCACAAACTTGGCGCCAAGAAGGAGGGCGTGGGCGGCCCCGCGGACTACCACGCTCTGGGCGCTATGGAGGTCATCTGCAATAGTATGGCTAAGACGCTGCAGACAGCCCTCCAGCCCCCTGACTGGCTGCAGGGCCACTACCTGGTGGTGCGGTACGAGGACCTGGTGGGAGACCCCGTCAAGACACTACGGAGAGTGTACGATTTTGTGGGACTGTTGGTGAGCCCCGAAATGGAGCAGTTTGCCCTGAACATGACCAGTGGCTCGGGCTCCTCCTCCAAACCTTTCGTGGTATCTGCACGCAATGCCACGCAGGCCGCCAATGCCTGGCGGACCGCCCTCACCTTCCAGCAGATAAAACAGGTGGAGGAGTTTTGCTACCAGCCCATGGCCGTCCTGGGCTATGAGCGGGTCAACAGTCCTGAAGAGGTCAAAGACCTCAGCAAGACCCTGCTTCGGAAGCCCCGTCTCTGAAAGCGGGGAGACCTGATGCCCTGTGATGATACCTATAAAGAGGATTGTAGTGTGTTTAAACAAACACAGTCCAGACTCAAACAGAGGAAGCCCACATACTctattatagatatataaataatcaCACAGACACTTGCTGTCAGTGTTTTGAGTCAGTGCATTTCAAGGAACAGCcacaaaatacacac
This sequence is a window from Macaca fascicularis isolate 582-1 chromosome 2, T2T-MFA8v1.1. Protein-coding genes within it:
- the CHST2 gene encoding carbohydrate sulfotransferase 2; amino-acid sequence: MSRSPPRALPPGALPRLLHAAPAAAPRALLPQWPRRPGRRWPASPLGMKVFRRKALVLCAGYALLLVLTMLNLLDYKWHKEPLQQCNPDGPLGAAAGAAGGSWGRPGPPPAAPPRAHARLDLRTPYRPPAAAVGAAPAAAAGMAGFAAPAGNGTRGTGSVGDKRQLVYVFTTWRSGSSFFGELFNQNPEVFFLYEPVWHVWQKLYPGDAVSLQGAARDMLSALYRCDLSVFQLYSPAGSGGRNLTTLGIFGAATNKVVCSSPLCPAYRKEVVGLVDDRVCKKCPPQRLARFEEECRKYRTLVIKGVRVFDVAVLAPLLRDPALDLKVIHLVRDPRAVASSRIRSRHGLIRESLQVVRSRDPRAHRMPFLEAAGHKLGAKKEGVGGPADYHALGAMEVICNSMAKTLQTALQPPDWLQGHYLVVRYEDLVGDPVKTLRRVYDFVGLLVSPEMEQFALNMTSGSGSSSKPFVVSARNATQAANAWRTALTFQQIKQVEEFCYQPMAVLGYERVNSPEEVKDLSKTLLRKPRL